ATAAACATACTATAATGTTATTAAATCTGACAGAAGAACAAATCGCTCAACTCGCTCCGGACGCTGCGTCTGTCAAAGCAGGAAAAGGGCTGGCGAACCGGACTAAGTGGGTACTTCTGGAGCATAGTGACCGCGCCATCTGGGGACACTGCCAAGGAAGTGGAAAAACGCCTTATCAAACAGTAGTTGATACAAAGAATATTGCATTCAAATGTTCTTGTCCCAGCCGTAAGTTTCCGTGTAAACATGGGTTGGGGCTTTTATTTATGTATGCTTCCCATGCTGATCTTTTCAAGGAAGCGGAGGAACCGGACTGGGTAACGGCATGGCTCTCCAAACGTGAAGAGAAGGCGGAGAAGAAAGAGCAGAAAGAGAAATCGGAAACTCCGGTGGATGAAGCGGCACAGGCCAAGAGGCAGGCCGTGCGTCATCAGAAGGTATTGGCCGGAATTGATGATCTTCAGATCTGGATGAAAGACTTGCTCCGCAACGGGCTGCTGAATATCCCGGAAAGAGCACATACACTATTTGAACCCATATCCCGCAGGATGATTGATGCACAGGCCGGCGGATTGGCGGGCAGGTTACGATCGCTACAGGAAATCAATTACTATACAGACAGTTGGAAATATGAGCTTACCGACAAATTGAGTAAACTGTATCTTCTGACAGAAAGTTATAAGAATCTGGATTCTCTTTCTGCTGAGTGGCAAACGGAAATCCGTATTCAGGTTGGATATCCGCAGGCGAAGGAAGAAGTGATGTCCGGCGTACCGGTGACAGACCAATGGATCGTTTTGCATACCAGAAGCCGAAAAATAAATGAGCTGCGGACAGAAACTTTCTGGTTGTACGGGAAGTCCAGTCACCGTATGGCCCTCTATTTAAACTTTCTGGCTCCCGGAGCGTTGCCGGAATTTAATCTGGTTCCCGGCGGTGTCTATGAAGGAGAGTTGTATTTTTATCAGGGTGTTGGTGCCTTGCGTGCCTTGCCCAAAAACATGAAATGGCTGGATAATACCTTCCTGCCTTCATTGTGTGCCGATATACCGGTTGCCATGCAATCTTACAGAGCAGTTATACAGACTCATCCGTTTGCGGAGGAAGTTCCTCTCTTGGTGGACAATGTCAGACTGGTAACAAGCGGAAATACGCACTATCTACAGGATGCCGGAGGCGTGGCTGTTCCGGTGCATATTGAAGAGACTGCACGTGTTGATATACTGGCTATAACAGGCGGAAAACCCTTCTCGGCTTTTTTGCTGGCAGACGCCGTTTCCTGTGAATTGAAAACAATCTGGTATCAATCTGAATTTTATTTTTGGAAAGATGAACTTAACTGATCATATCATCAATGTGGCATTGCTTGGCACTGCCACCCGTGAACTGATAACGACTGATTTTCCGGAAGAGTTGCAAGAAACTCTCCGCGACATTCAGGCGAAAGCAGAGGATGCGGAAGCTCTCTTCTATCAGCAGTCCGCTTTGGGCTTTGCCTTTGCACGTGCCGGAGTGGAAGCGCAATCCATTGCAGGAGTTGTCAATGTGACAGAAGCTCCGGAAGAAGACAAATCTTACTTCCTCCGTGAAGTGGGAGAGTTGCTTACTTCCCTGTATCTCAATAAAAATCAGTATCTTTTGCTGTATGCTTACCGGAAAGCTGCCGATAAAGGAAAATTGATCCCTCCTGCCTATCTGCAAACTTTATTGCGAAGAGCTTTTGACCGGAATAATCCCTACAGGTATGAGGAACAGCACTGGCTGTCTCTGCTGACAGGGCAAAGAGGACGTTGGCTTCTTCCGCAAATGGGATTTCCTGTATGGGGAGAATCCGGCAACGAAACTTGGGAAACCGCCTCTCACGAAGAACGGAAACGAATGTTGTCCAATCTGCGGAAAAATAGTCCGAAGCAGGGGCTTGCCTTATTGCAGACCGAACTGAAGAATGAGTCGGCTGCCCATCGGGATGAACTGATTCAGTGTTTGCGGTGGGGGTTGAGTAAATCAGACGAAGCATTCCTGCAAGAGATCGTGGCGACCGACCGGAGCAGTAATGTCAAAGAAACGGCCCGGCGATTATTGTGTAGCCTGCCGGACTCCGAACTGGTGAAAATATACGAAGAATTATTGCGGGGGAAATTACATTTCAATTTCCTTTTGGGATGGTCGTATGATAAGATTGAATTTACCCCTGAAATGAAGAAACTGGGACTTGAAGAGGTGAGTTCCAATAAAAACGAGAAGGATGATCGTTTCTTGTTACGCCAGTTGGCGGAACGTGTTCCATTAAGTTTCTGGAGTGAGTTTTATGACTGTCCGCCGGAGAAGGCTGCCGGCAAACTGGCGAAGAACCCTCCTTTTCAGAAACTGTTCGACCTGTCAAAACCGATCCTGAATTTCAGCGACTCCGGTTGGGCATATCATACCTTGAAGGAGAATGCGGATGAAAAAATGGCGGACGCGTTGATGGGGTTATTGCCTTCCTCCCAACGGGAGGAAATAGCTTTTCAGTCGGAGAGAGGCGGCTATATTCCGGATAGCTGGTTCAACGAAGACGGCATCGGATGGGGAATGAAATTCTCCACTCGTGTATTCCAGCGGATGCTTCGGAATAATTACTATCTTCCTAAGGAGACAGCCGAACAACTGGCATTATACTTCCCGTCCGAGATGAGAAAACCCATCGAACAGACAGCGCTTGCAATGGCCGCACAGGATAATAATACCTCCACTCGTTTTTGCCGGTTGATGATGGAATACATGGATTTGAAGCAGAGAATAGATACCTTATTAAATAATGATTAATAAAAACAGAAAAAAGATATGAGCACTTTATTAAGACAACATGCTGAACAGCAATTTGCAGAAGAACTTCACGAGTTGAAACAGAATGAAACAAATCCCGTTCCGGAGAATTGGGAGATGTCTCCGCAGTCAGTGGTTACCTACCTGATGGGCGGTAAATTGAAAAACGGATTTGAAGTTTCTCCTAAATATATAGGTAACCGTCGTCTGATGGAAATAGCTGTGGCAACCCTTGTCACCGACCGTGCGCTACTACTTTACGGACTGCCCGGAACTGCAAAAAGCTGGGTGAGCGAGCATATTGCCGCTGCTATTTCCGGTGATTCCACTTTGATAGTGCAGGGGACGGCCGGCACCGGTGAAGAAGCGATCCGTTATGGGTGGAACTATGCCCGTTTGCTGGCGGAAGGTCCGAGTGTGGGGGCATTGGTGCAAACTCCGGTAATGAAAGCTATGCAGGAAGGTAAGATAGGCCGTATTGAGGAGCTGACACGCATCGGTTCCGATGTGCAGGATACACTGATCACCATTCTTTCTGAAAAGACATTGCCCATCCCGGAGCTGAATACAGAAGTACAGGCAATCCGCGGTTTCAATATCATCGCTACTGCTAATAATCGGGATAAGGGAGTCAATGATCTGTCAAGCGCCTTGAAGCGCCGTTTCAATACGGTCATTCTTCCCTTGCCGGATTCTATTGATGAAGAAATAGATATTGTGCGCCGACGGGTAGAGAGCTTTGAGAAAGTAATGCAGCTCCCGGCTGAGAAGCCTGCTCTGGAGGAGATTCGCCGTGTCGTTACTATCTTCCGTGAACTTCGTCAGGGTGCTACTGCTGACGGTAAGACGAAACTGAAGACTCCGAGCGGAACGCTTAGCACGGCAGAGGCTATTTCGGTGGTAAACAATGGACTGGCGATGGCAGGTTATTTCGGTGACGGAGAAATTCATGCCGAAGATCTCGTATCCGGTATTTTGGGGGCAGTGGTCAAAGACCCCGTACAGGATAAAGTCGTTTGGCAGGAATATATGGAAACGGTCGTGAAGAATCGGGATGGCTGGAAAGATATTTACCGTGCTTCAAGGGATATGATTTAAAAAGAAAGGAAGAAATGGCTATTCATTTACTAGGCATCAGGCATCACGGTCCCGGCTCGTGCCGCAATGTGCTGAACTACTTGCAGGAACTGCAACCGGATCTGATTCTGGTAGAAGGTCCGGCAGAAGCTGAAGCGCTGCTGCCCTGTGTGGAAAATCCGCAGATGACGCCTCCGGTAGCTTTGCTGGCATACCAGCCGGACGAGCCTCAGAATGCAGTGTTCTACCCTTTTGCGGAGTTCTCGCCCGAGTGGCAGGCGATACGTTATGCCGTACAGAACCGGATACCTTTCCGCTTTTTCGACTTGCCTCTGATCTATTCGCTGGCTCTTCGGACACAAAAGACCTCTGAACAGGAGACGGAAACGACCGCTGAAGTCGCAGAAGCCGGCGACCCGTTCGACTGGCTGGCTCATGCCGCAGGATTTACCGATGGTGAATCCTGGTGGGAAACTATGATTGAACACCGGCAAGAACCTGCCGATATCTTTCAGGCGGTACAAGAGGCTGTGACTGCTCTTCGGGAAGAACTTCCGGGGCACACCTCTCCGCGTGACCTGATACGTGAAGCGTGGATGCGTAAAATGATACGTGCGGCACAGAAGGAGAATTTCGAACGCATTGTCGTCGTCTGTGGTGCATGGCATGTACCCGCTCTGGACGATATGCCCAAAGTAAAGGACGATAATGAACTACTGAAGGGACTTCCCAAAGTCAAGGTAGAATGTACATGGATTCCGTGGACGTATGACCGGCTTGCTTTCCGCAGCGGGTACGGTGCGGGAATCGAATCTCCGGGCTGGTATCATTATCTCTGGCATCATCCGGAGGATGATGGCACGCTTTGGGTGAGCCGGATCGCCTCTCTGTTGCGGCAGAAGAATATGGATATCTCGGTAGCCCATGTTATTGAAACCGTCCGTCTGGCACAGGTGACGGCTGCTTTGAGAGATCTGCCTTATCCTTCTCTGAATGAATATAACGAAGCCGTCACTACGGTGATGGGTTTCGGAGATGATATATTGTTGCAGATTATCAAAGAAGAACTGATCATCAGCAACCGCTTGGGAAGTGTACCTGATGACGTTCCCAAAGTGCCTCTGCTGGTAGACGTGGAGAAAATACAAAAACGTCTGCGTGTTCCGTTCACCGCCGAGATCAAAGAACTGATATTAGACCTCCG
This sequence is a window from Bacteroides thetaiotaomicron VPI-5482. Protein-coding genes within it:
- a CDS encoding SWIM zinc finger family protein, whose amino-acid sequence is MLLNLTEEQIAQLAPDAASVKAGKGLANRTKWVLLEHSDRAIWGHCQGSGKTPYQTVVDTKNIAFKCSCPSRKFPCKHGLGLLFMYASHADLFKEAEEPDWVTAWLSKREEKAEKKEQKEKSETPVDEAAQAKRQAVRHQKVLAGIDDLQIWMKDLLRNGLLNIPERAHTLFEPISRRMIDAQAGGLAGRLRSLQEINYYTDSWKYELTDKLSKLYLLTESYKNLDSLSAEWQTEIRIQVGYPQAKEEVMSGVPVTDQWIVLHTRSRKINELRTETFWLYGKSSHRMALYLNFLAPGALPEFNLVPGGVYEGELYFYQGVGALRALPKNMKWLDNTFLPSLCADIPVAMQSYRAVIQTHPFAEEVPLLVDNVRLVTSGNTHYLQDAGGVAVPVHIEETARVDILAITGGKPFSAFLLADAVSCELKTIWYQSEFYFWKDELN
- a CDS encoding DUF5691 domain-containing protein, with the translated sequence MNLTDHIINVALLGTATRELITTDFPEELQETLRDIQAKAEDAEALFYQQSALGFAFARAGVEAQSIAGVVNVTEAPEEDKSYFLREVGELLTSLYLNKNQYLLLYAYRKAADKGKLIPPAYLQTLLRRAFDRNNPYRYEEQHWLSLLTGQRGRWLLPQMGFPVWGESGNETWETASHEERKRMLSNLRKNSPKQGLALLQTELKNESAAHRDELIQCLRWGLSKSDEAFLQEIVATDRSSNVKETARRLLCSLPDSELVKIYEELLRGKLHFNFLLGWSYDKIEFTPEMKKLGLEEVSSNKNEKDDRFLLRQLAERVPLSFWSEFYDCPPEKAAGKLAKNPPFQKLFDLSKPILNFSDSGWAYHTLKENADEKMADALMGLLPSSQREEIAFQSERGGYIPDSWFNEDGIGWGMKFSTRVFQRMLRNNYYLPKETAEQLALYFPSEMRKPIEQTALAMAAQDNNTSTRFCRLMMEYMDLKQRIDTLLNND
- a CDS encoding DUF5682 family protein — its product is MAIHLLGIRHHGPGSCRNVLNYLQELQPDLILVEGPAEAEALLPCVENPQMTPPVALLAYQPDEPQNAVFYPFAEFSPEWQAIRYAVQNRIPFRFFDLPLIYSLALRTQKTSEQETETTAEVAEAGDPFDWLAHAAGFTDGESWWETMIEHRQEPADIFQAVQEAVTALREELPGHTSPRDLIREAWMRKMIRAAQKENFERIVVVCGAWHVPALDDMPKVKDDNELLKGLPKVKVECTWIPWTYDRLAFRSGYGAGIESPGWYHYLWHHPEDDGTLWVSRIASLLRQKNMDISVAHVIETVRLAQVTAALRDLPYPSLNEYNEAVTTVMGFGDDILLQIIKEELIISNRLGSVPDDVPKVPLLVDVEKIQKRLRVPFTAEIKELILDLRKPNDLERSIFFHRLQLLGIDWTILGRIDGKGTFKEKWTLYHKPEQIIQIIERAIWGNTVMEATQKYLLKQMAEIQHIPELTALLSTVLPADLPALVEAMTVQLDRLSAASTDILEMMEAVPDLVNIVRYGNVRNLDFSKVGDMLEAMIARILAGGVLVCINIDEEAAGDLLNKLVATDYALSILNREELNLMWRNFIGQVRSSANVHPLLSGYATRLLNDKGEISAEEMETTLSFYSSVGNAPADMAYWFEGFLRSSGSILLLDDRLWNLVNNWVCSQDKETFMELLPVLRRTFSEFTSAERRKLGEKARRTDSTGTSSAVGASVTENECLNREEAKKVIPVIRQLLGLETK
- a CDS encoding ATP-binding protein, coding for MSTLLRQHAEQQFAEELHELKQNETNPVPENWEMSPQSVVTYLMGGKLKNGFEVSPKYIGNRRLMEIAVATLVTDRALLLYGLPGTAKSWVSEHIAAAISGDSTLIVQGTAGTGEEAIRYGWNYARLLAEGPSVGALVQTPVMKAMQEGKIGRIEELTRIGSDVQDTLITILSEKTLPIPELNTEVQAIRGFNIIATANNRDKGVNDLSSALKRRFNTVILPLPDSIDEEIDIVRRRVESFEKVMQLPAEKPALEEIRRVVTIFRELRQGATADGKTKLKTPSGTLSTAEAISVVNNGLAMAGYFGDGEIHAEDLVSGILGAVVKDPVQDKVVWQEYMETVVKNRDGWKDIYRASRDMI